The Lutibacter sp. Hel_I_33_5 genome has a window encoding:
- the rsgA gene encoding ribosome small subunit-dependent GTPase A, translating into MTGIVYKSTGSWYHVKSKDGTFHQCRIKGKFRMKGIKSTNPVSVGDVVDFDLEKKGDDEIGIINNIHERKNFIIRKSVNLSKQTHIIAANIDVAFLLITINNPPTFTTFIDRFLVTARAYRIDVVLVFNKIDTYQIEERAEILYLKDIYEKIGYRCIEVSAKERIKLDKVKEIMTDKTSMFSGHSGVGKTTLLNAIEPTLDLKTKEISDQHKQGQHTTTFAEMFDLSFNAKIIDTPGIKGFGIVDIDKYELGDYFPEFFALKQDCKFNDCIHVKEPKCAVKEALDAEEIAWSRYKSYLQILEGEEESEHYRTDIWEEED; encoded by the coding sequence ATGACAGGAATTGTATATAAATCAACAGGTAGTTGGTATCACGTGAAATCTAAAGATGGTACTTTTCATCAATGTAGGATTAAAGGAAAATTCAGAATGAAAGGTATTAAAAGTACCAATCCTGTTTCTGTTGGTGATGTTGTTGATTTTGATTTAGAAAAAAAAGGAGATGATGAAATCGGGATTATTAATAATATTCATGAACGTAAGAATTTTATCATTCGAAAATCTGTAAATCTTTCCAAGCAAACACATATTATTGCTGCAAACATTGATGTTGCTTTTTTATTAATCACCATCAATAATCCGCCAACATTTACAACTTTTATAGATCGATTTCTTGTTACAGCAAGAGCTTATCGAATAGATGTGGTTTTAGTGTTTAATAAAATTGATACTTATCAAATCGAAGAAAGAGCTGAGATTTTATACCTAAAAGATATTTATGAAAAGATAGGATATAGATGTATAGAGGTTTCAGCAAAAGAAAGAATAAAACTTGATAAAGTTAAAGAAATAATGACCGATAAAACATCGATGTTTTCGGGTCATTCTGGTGTTGGAAAAACAACACTTCTTAACGCTATAGAACCCACGTTAGATTTAAAAACTAAAGAAATATCCGATCAACATAAACAAGGACAACATACAACTACGTTTGCAGAAATGTTTGATTTAAGTTTTAATGCTAAAATTATTGATACGCCAGGAATAAAAGGTTTTGGAATTGTTGATATAGATAAATATGAATTAGGGGATTACTTCCCAGAGTTTTTTGCTTTAAAACAAGACTGTAAATTTAATGATTGCATCCATGTTAAAGAACCAAAATGTGCTGTAAAAGAAGCTTTAGATGCAGAAGAAATTGCGTGGTCTCGCTATAAAAGTTATCTTCAAATTTTAGAAGGTGAAGAAGAATCTGAACATTATAGAACAGATATTTGGGAAGAAGAAGATTAA